A DNA window from Myripristis murdjan chromosome 19, fMyrMur1.1, whole genome shotgun sequence contains the following coding sequences:
- the kcnh6b gene encoding potassium voltage-gated channel subfamily H member 6 has product MKYRVKGKKRCQRSSMSDSDLMKSGGAANRGPECKSPPTQRVELLSPSKVKDRTQNVTEKVTQVLSLESDVLPEYKLQVPETTWWILLHYSPFKAFWDWIILLLVLYTAVFTPYSAAFLLDEHGDVHQRSCGYTCDPLNVVDLMVDVLFIVDIVINFRTTYVDHNDEVVTQPSRIAKHYIKGWFPIDLFAAIPFDLLVFRSGSDEVRTMATLIGLLKTARLLRLVRVARKLDRYSEYGAAVLFLLMCTFVLIAHWLACIWYAIGFVERPYTETGWLDNLAEQLGKAYNDSDSTSGPSIKDKYVTALYFTFSSLTSVGFGNVSPNTNSEKIFSICVMVIGSLMYASIFGNVSAIIQRLYSGTTRYHTQMLRVKEFIRFHQIPGDLRQRLEEYFQHAWSYTNGIDMNAVLKGFPECLQADICLHLNRSLLQNCKAFRGASQACLRALAMRFKTVHAPPGDTLIHSGDILDSLFFISRGSIQVIRDDVVVAILEKNDIFGEPIHLCDEPGKSSSDVHAITYCDLHRILRDDLLEVLDIYPSFANNFWRNLEITFDLRDADQVLPVIAADDSGDDCGYRHRPRHRVHSLDCRIRPDGMDHEDSNPPQSFRHRHSAPQPHWDDHCSCGSPCSQSSEDLSKPLAHVAKVELYPPEDARRDYSPSVVQLLPPGGNSMGRETVLDRGHSYVSSGPSLNVPGMYRYWPDRQQQQVSSRAWRSSSVRNSYHPPPFTEERPSELESRLEVLQSQLNRLETRMTADINVILQLLQRQIAPVPPAYSTVSSSTLPTDSPGLYGTGTSVLHTMYPISPLQMDSRASMQTPAQPDLKFTKKSQESLSSGIHVTVVSDDTMPMSVTPETETHARLAHKLRQPSVKPSLMETTGLCDSLRYPSLPGNLDIASGLAEIQKHLSDPVLPVI; this is encoded by the exons GTACTTTCTTTGGAGTCTGATGTACTGCCTGAATACAAACTCCAGGTGCCAGAGACAACATGGTGGATCTTACTTCACTACAGCCCCTTCAAGGCTTTTTGGGATTGGATTATTCTCCTCCTGGTCCTCTACACAGCTGTTTTCACTCCCTACTCTGCTGCCTTCCTCTTGGATGAACATGGGGACGTACATCAAAGGAGCTGTGGCTACACGTGTGACCCTCTTAATGTGGTGGACCTTATGGTGGATGTACTGTTTATTGTGGATATAGTCATCAACTTTCGCACCACCTATGTGGACCACAACGACGAGGTGGTCACGCAGCCAAGCCGGATAGCCAAGCACTATATCAAAGGCTGGTTCCCCATCGATCTGTTTGCAGCAATCCCTTTTGATCTCCTCGTTTTCAGATCTGGCTCTGATGAGGTAAGAACT ATGGCAACTTTAATTGGCCTTCTGAAAACAGCTCGGCTGCTGCGATTGGTCCGTGTGGCAAGAAAGCTGGACCGCTACTCTGAATATGGGGCTGCTGTTCTCTTCTTGCTTATGTGCACCTTTGTGCTCATTGCCCATTGGCTAGCGTGCATTTGGTACGCCATCGGCTTCGTGGAGAGGCCGTACACAGAGACGGGTTGGCTGGACAACCTGGCAGAGCAGCTGGGCAAGGCATACAACGACAGTGACTCCACCTCTGGCCCATCAATCAAAGACAAGTACGTCACAGCGTTGTATTTCACCTTCAGCAGTTTGACCAGCGTGGGCTTTGGTAATGTCTCTCCAAACACCAACTCTGAAAAGATCTTCTCCATCTGCGTCATGGTCATTGGCT CTCTCATGTATGCCAGCATATTTGGGAATGTGTCAGCCATAATCCAGCGGTTGTACTCTGGTACAACTCGCTACCACACCCAGATGCTGCGGGTCAAAGAGTTCATCCGCTTTCACCAAATCCCAGGTGACCTTCGCCAAAGGCTGGAGGAGTACTTCCAGCATGCATGGTCCTATACGAACGGCATCGACATGAATGCT GTTTTAAAGGGTTTTCCAGAGTGCCTGCAGGCAGACATCTGTTTGCATTTGAACCGATCTCTGCTACAAAATTGTAAGGCCTTCCGTGGTGCCAGTCAAGCCTGTCTACGTGCCTTAGCTATGAGGTTCAAGACGGTCCACGCTCCACCAGGAGATACCCTGATCCACTCTGGGGACATCTTGGACTCTCTCTTCTTCATTTCCCGTGGATCCATCCAGGTCATCAGGGATGATGTGGTGGTAGCCATATTAG AAAAGAACGACATCTTTGGCGAGCCGATCCACCTGTGTGATGAGCCAGGGAAGTCCAGTTCAGATGTACATGCCATCACCTACTGTGACCTTCACCGCATCCTGAGGGACGACTTGCTGGAAGTCCTGGACATCTATCCGAGCTTTGCAAACAACTTCTGGAGGAACTTGGAGATCACCTTTGACCTTAGAGAT GCTGATCAGGTTTTGCCAGTAATAGCAGCAGATGATTCTGGTGATGACTGTGGGTATCGTCACAGGCCAAGACACAGAGTCCACTCCCTGGATTGCCGAATCAGGCCAG ATGGAATGGATCATGAAGACTCAAACCCCCCTCAGTCATTCCGTCATCGTCACTCGGCTCCGCAGCCGCACTGGGATGACCACTGCAGCTGTGGATCGCCGTGCTCCCAGTCTAGCGAGGACCTGAGTAAGCCCCTTGCACATGTAGCCAAAGTGGAGTTGTACCCACCAGAAGATGCCAGGCGCGATTACTCCCCCTCTGTGGTGcagctgctgccccctggtggcaaCTCGATGGGGAGGGAAACAGTGTTGGACAGGGGCCA TTCATATGTTTCCTCAGGACCATCTTTGAATGTGCCTGGAATGTATCGTTACTGGCCAGACCGACAGCAGCAACAGGTGTCCAGTCGTGCCTGGCGATCCTCTTCTGTCCGCAACTCGTACCACCCCCCACCTTTCACAGAGGAGAGGCCCAGTGAACTGGAGTCTCGACTAGAGGTTTTACAGTCACAGCTCAACAG ACTGGAAACTCGCATGACAGCCGACATCAATGTTATTCTCCAGCTTCTCCAGAGACAGATCGCTCCCGTCCCTCCTGCCTACAGCACTGTGTCATCTAGTACTCTCCCTACTGACTCACCTGGCCTGTATGGGACGGGGACATCAGTGTTACACACCATGTACCCCATCTCTCCTCTACAGATGGACAGCCGGGCATCTATGCAG ACCCCTGCCCAGCCTGACCTTAAATTCACCAAGAAGTCCCAGGAGTCTCTGTCCAGCGGCATCCACGTCACCGTGGTGTCGGACGATACGATGCCCATGTCTGTCACTCCTGAGACGGAGACCCACGCCAGGCTGGCCCACAAGTTGCGCCAGCCGTCGGTCAAACCCTCCCTCATGGAGACCACCGGACTCTGCGACAGCCTCCGCTACCCCTCTCTGCCGGGGAACCTGGACATCGCCTCTGGACTGGCTGAGATCCAGAAACACCTCTCGGACCCTGTGCTGCCTGTCATTTGA